In Puntigrus tetrazona isolate hp1 chromosome 18, ASM1883169v1, whole genome shotgun sequence, one genomic interval encodes:
- the LOC122323142 gene encoding liprin-beta-2-like isoform X2, producing the protein MEWDVDFYKHFAWLKKVNVQGSGNGESYQERLSRLEGDKESLVLQVSVLTDQVEAQGEKIRDLENSLGEYQHKLNSTEEMLQQELLNRSSIETQKLGLMEEVSCLKVKLGNMEEKHIKSAERQHKAESVVNLISELQEQMCRIRQEISSKIQEKPAEMVPEEGCGGEPAHASLTDPKPASLLQELKMLKHRVDELEQEKMQYEQKLKVTQAEIMSLQQLLSCKNSEIESLQAQLLSRAPVSVDSAEREEIYRRRLNTKHQELQRLKTGMESLIASNDEKDRRIEELTLLLSKFRQMNDIMTLIQDPEVKSAEIKSEDGKQNGTLKMKTLTHKSHAELTFSSSSPLLFSSVSSQKDANLRSISMEEFEGGSAQKAVDGKLVEPVLSEETQPADNKHSTLPTVLSHPEKGESESSDTSDQRTLENKDEDIDLRITEKMKNTTNSDLSSVSSGVDSGQQSPVLQENVKNSSIRKLWGKMKRTGVLSDDIEPTQFKRGGFRATAGPRLTRTPDSGRSSRAHTPFSKWTTEQVCGWLEDIGLMQYVSLARQWVDSGQTLLSATPQELEKEICIKHPLHRKKLQLALRAFSNKTMEKSSELDHIWVTRWLDDVGLPQYKDQFYESKVDGRMLQYLTVNDLLFLKVTSQLHHLSIKCAIHVLHVNKFNPNCLRRRPGDENKTSPSEVVQWSNHRVMEWLRSVDLAEYAPNLRGSGVHGGLIILEPRFQSETLAMLLNIPPQKTLLRRHLATNFNSLVGPQAQQEKQEFGNASGHSPLTTTAKVRPKKLGFTHFRQIRKLRMDESADYICPMDTGTPPALSGTSKQAYGSFRGISPILARDSDRLEQVGSKN; encoded by the exons ATGGAATGGGACGttgatttttacaaacattttgcaTGGCTCAAGAAG GTCAATGTGCAAGGCTCAGGCAATGGTGAGAGCTACCAGGAGCGACTGTCTCGTCTAGAAGGAGATAAAGAGTCTCTTGTGTTACAG GTGAGTGTGCTGACAGATCAGGTGGAGGCTCAGGGAGAGAAGATCAGAGACCTGGAGAATTCTCTTGGGGAATATCAGCACAAGCTCAACTCCACTGAGGAGATGCTTCAACAG GAGCTTCTGAACAGGAGTTCTATAGAGACACAGAAACTGGGCTTGATGGAGGAAGTGTCCTGTCTAAAAGTGAAGCTGGGGAACATGGAAGAGAAACACATCAAGAGTGCTGAGAGACAACATAAAGCTGAG AGTGTAGTGAATCTGATTAGCGAGCTTCAGGAGCAGATGTGTAGGATTCGGCAGGAGATCTCTAGTAAGATTCAAGAAAAGCCAGCGGAGATGGTCCCAGAGGAAGGTTGTGGTGGTGAGCCAGCACATGCCTCTCTGACTGATCCAAAGCCAGCG AGCCTGCTTCAGGAGCTCAAGATGCTCAAACATAGAGTTGATGAGCTGGAACAGGAGAAGATGCAGTATGAGCAGAAGCTCAAGGTGACACAG GCAGAGATCATGAGTTTACAGCAGCTGTTGAGCTGTAAGAACTCTGAGATAGAGAGTCTACAGGCTCAGCTGCTCTCCAGAGCTCCAGTGTCTGTAGACAGCGCAGAAAGAG AGGAGATATACAGAAGGAGACTTAACACCAAAC ATCAGGAGCTACAAAGGCTGAAGACAGGAATGGAATCGCTTATTGCATCAAATGATGAAAAG GATCGTCGAATAGAAGAGCTCACTCTCCTCCTCAGCAAGTTCAGACAAATGAATGACATCATGACTTTAATACAAG ACCCAGAAGTCAAGTCAGCAGAGATAAAAAGCGAAGATGGAAAACAGAACGGGACTCTAAAGATGAAGACTTTAACACATAAATCTCatgctgag TTGACCTTTAGTAGCTCATCCCCTCTGCTGTTTTCTTCAGTTTCTTCTCAGAAAGATGCAAACCTCAG GTCCATCAGCATGGAAGAATTTGAAGGCGGCTCAGCACAAAAG GCTGTGGATGGAAAACTGGTAGAGCCTGTTCTTTCAGAGGAG ACTCAACCAGCTGATAACAAACATTCGACACTCCCGACAGTGTTGAGTCACCCAGAAAAGGGAGAGAGTGAGTCGAGTGACACATCAGATCAGAGGACGTTAGAGAACAAGGATGAAGACATCGACCTTA GaattacagagaaaatgaagaacACGACCAATTCTGACCTTTCTTCGGTGTCTTCTGGAGTTGATTCTGGCCAGCAGTCTCCTGTGTTacaagaaaatgtcaaaaatagcAGCATACGCAAACTTTGGGGAAA GATGAAGAGGACTGGTGTACTGTCAGATGACATTGAGCCCACTCAGTTTAAAAGAGGAGGCTTCAGGGCCACAGCAGGGCCTCGGCTAACACGGACCCCGGATTCTGGACGCTCATCCCG CGCACACACACCTTTCTCTAAATGGACGACAGAGCAGGTGTGTGGTTGGCTGGAGGACATTGGTTTGATGCAATATGTCAGTTTGGCACGTCAGTGGGTGGATAGCGGACAAACCCTCCTCTCTGCCACTCCGCAGGAGCTTGAGAAg GAGATTTGTATTAAACATCCTCTGCACAGAAAAAAGCTGCAACTGGCTCTCAGAGCTTTTAGTAACAAGACGATGGAGAAATCTTCAGAACTGGATCACATCTGGGTCACAC GTTGGCTGGATGATGTCGGTTTACCACAGTACAAAGATCAGTTCTATGAAAGCAAGGTTGATGGCCGCATGCTACAGTACCTAACAGTG AACGATCTCTTGTTCTTGAAAGTCACCAGTCAGCTCCATCATCTGAGCATTAAATGTGCCATCCATGTTCTCCACGTTAACAAGTTTAACCCAAACTGCCTGAGACGCAGGCCAGGAGATGAA AATAAGACATCTCCCTCTGAGGTGGTGCAGTGGTCCAACCATCGTGTGATGGAGTGGTTGAGGTCGGTGGATTTGGCTGAATACGCTCCAAACCTCAGAGGCAGTGGCGTTCACGGAGGCCTTATT ATTCTGGAACCTCGCTTTCAGTCAGAGACCTTGGCCATGCTGCTCAACATCCCACCACAGAAAACCCTACTCAGACGCCACCTTGCCACAAACTTTAACTCACTGGTGGGACCTCAGGCCCAGCAGGAGAAACAGGAGTTTGGCAATGCCAGTGGGCATTCACCACTTACCACCACTGCCAAAGTCAGG CCAAAAAAGCTTGGTTTTACTCATTTCCGACAAATAAGAAAGCTAAGAATGGATGAATCAGCTGATTATATTTGCCCCATGGACACAGGGACCCCACCAGCACTAAGTGGGACATCAAAGCAGGCTTATGGAAGCTTCAGGGGTATCAGCCCCATCCTGGCCAGAGACTCAGACAGACTGGAGCAAGTTGGGTctaaaaactga
- the LOC122323142 gene encoding liprin-beta-2-like isoform X3 — protein MLSLMCQSLRDKCVNIALITCVYLAIVGQQSTWILNGLCASLRELLNRSSIETQKLGLMEEVSCLKVKLGNMEEKHIKSAERQHKAESVVNLISELQEQMCRIRQEISSKIQEKPAEMVPEEGCGGEPAHASLTDPKPASLLQELKMLKHRVDELEQEKMQYEQKLKVTQAEIMSLQQLLSCKNSEIESLQAQLLSRAPVSVDSAEREEIYRRRLNTKHQELQRLKTGMESLIASNDEKDRRIEELTLLLSKFRQMNDIMTLIQDPEVKSAEIKSEDGKQNGTLKMKTLTHKSHAELTFSSSSPLLFSSVSSQKDANLRSISMEEFEGGSAQKAVDGKLVEPVLSEETQPADNKHSTLPTVLSHPEKGESESSDTSDQRTLENKDEDIDLRITEKMKNTTNSDLSSVSSGVDSGQQSPVLQENVKNSSIRKLWGKMKRTGVLSDDIEPTQFKRGGFRATAGPRLTRTPDSGRSSRAHTPFSKWTTEQVCGWLEDIGLMQYVSLARQWVDSGQTLLSATPQELEKEICIKHPLHRKKLQLALRAFSNKTMEKSSELDHIWVTRWLDDVGLPQYKDQFYESKVDGRMLQYLTVNDLLFLKVTSQLHHLSIKCAIHVLHVNKFNPNCLRRRPGDENKTSPSEVVQWSNHRVMEWLRSVDLAEYAPNLRGSGVHGGLIILEPRFQSETLAMLLNIPPQKTLLRRHLATNFNSLVGPQAQQEKQEFGNASGHSPLTTTAKVRPKKLGFTHFRQIRKLRMDESADYICPMDTGTPPALSGTSKQAYGSFRGISPILARDSDRLEQVGSKN, from the exons ATGCTCTCTCTCATGTGTCAGTCCCTGCGAGACAAGTGTGTAAATATAGCCCTCATAACCTGTGTATATTTAGCCATTGTGGGACAGCAAAGTACATGGATTTTGAACGGACTTTGTGCCTCCTTAAGA GAGCTTCTGAACAGGAGTTCTATAGAGACACAGAAACTGGGCTTGATGGAGGAAGTGTCCTGTCTAAAAGTGAAGCTGGGGAACATGGAAGAGAAACACATCAAGAGTGCTGAGAGACAACATAAAGCTGAG AGTGTAGTGAATCTGATTAGCGAGCTTCAGGAGCAGATGTGTAGGATTCGGCAGGAGATCTCTAGTAAGATTCAAGAAAAGCCAGCGGAGATGGTCCCAGAGGAAGGTTGTGGTGGTGAGCCAGCACATGCCTCTCTGACTGATCCAAAGCCAGCG AGCCTGCTTCAGGAGCTCAAGATGCTCAAACATAGAGTTGATGAGCTGGAACAGGAGAAGATGCAGTATGAGCAGAAGCTCAAGGTGACACAG GCAGAGATCATGAGTTTACAGCAGCTGTTGAGCTGTAAGAACTCTGAGATAGAGAGTCTACAGGCTCAGCTGCTCTCCAGAGCTCCAGTGTCTGTAGACAGCGCAGAAAGAG AGGAGATATACAGAAGGAGACTTAACACCAAAC ATCAGGAGCTACAAAGGCTGAAGACAGGAATGGAATCGCTTATTGCATCAAATGATGAAAAG GATCGTCGAATAGAAGAGCTCACTCTCCTCCTCAGCAAGTTCAGACAAATGAATGACATCATGACTTTAATACAAG ACCCAGAAGTCAAGTCAGCAGAGATAAAAAGCGAAGATGGAAAACAGAACGGGACTCTAAAGATGAAGACTTTAACACATAAATCTCatgctgag TTGACCTTTAGTAGCTCATCCCCTCTGCTGTTTTCTTCAGTTTCTTCTCAGAAAGATGCAAACCTCAG GTCCATCAGCATGGAAGAATTTGAAGGCGGCTCAGCACAAAAG GCTGTGGATGGAAAACTGGTAGAGCCTGTTCTTTCAGAGGAG ACTCAACCAGCTGATAACAAACATTCGACACTCCCGACAGTGTTGAGTCACCCAGAAAAGGGAGAGAGTGAGTCGAGTGACACATCAGATCAGAGGACGTTAGAGAACAAGGATGAAGACATCGACCTTA GaattacagagaaaatgaagaacACGACCAATTCTGACCTTTCTTCGGTGTCTTCTGGAGTTGATTCTGGCCAGCAGTCTCCTGTGTTacaagaaaatgtcaaaaatagcAGCATACGCAAACTTTGGGGAAA GATGAAGAGGACTGGTGTACTGTCAGATGACATTGAGCCCACTCAGTTTAAAAGAGGAGGCTTCAGGGCCACAGCAGGGCCTCGGCTAACACGGACCCCGGATTCTGGACGCTCATCCCG CGCACACACACCTTTCTCTAAATGGACGACAGAGCAGGTGTGTGGTTGGCTGGAGGACATTGGTTTGATGCAATATGTCAGTTTGGCACGTCAGTGGGTGGATAGCGGACAAACCCTCCTCTCTGCCACTCCGCAGGAGCTTGAGAAg GAGATTTGTATTAAACATCCTCTGCACAGAAAAAAGCTGCAACTGGCTCTCAGAGCTTTTAGTAACAAGACGATGGAGAAATCTTCAGAACTGGATCACATCTGGGTCACAC GTTGGCTGGATGATGTCGGTTTACCACAGTACAAAGATCAGTTCTATGAAAGCAAGGTTGATGGCCGCATGCTACAGTACCTAACAGTG AACGATCTCTTGTTCTTGAAAGTCACCAGTCAGCTCCATCATCTGAGCATTAAATGTGCCATCCATGTTCTCCACGTTAACAAGTTTAACCCAAACTGCCTGAGACGCAGGCCAGGAGATGAA AATAAGACATCTCCCTCTGAGGTGGTGCAGTGGTCCAACCATCGTGTGATGGAGTGGTTGAGGTCGGTGGATTTGGCTGAATACGCTCCAAACCTCAGAGGCAGTGGCGTTCACGGAGGCCTTATT ATTCTGGAACCTCGCTTTCAGTCAGAGACCTTGGCCATGCTGCTCAACATCCCACCACAGAAAACCCTACTCAGACGCCACCTTGCCACAAACTTTAACTCACTGGTGGGACCTCAGGCCCAGCAGGAGAAACAGGAGTTTGGCAATGCCAGTGGGCATTCACCACTTACCACCACTGCCAAAGTCAGG CCAAAAAAGCTTGGTTTTACTCATTTCCGACAAATAAGAAAGCTAAGAATGGATGAATCAGCTGATTATATTTGCCCCATGGACACAGGGACCCCACCAGCACTAAGTGGGACATCAAAGCAGGCTTATGGAAGCTTCAGGGGTATCAGCCCCATCCTGGCCAGAGACTCAGACAGACTGGAGCAAGTTGGGTctaaaaactga